One stretch of Zingiber officinale cultivar Zhangliang chromosome 6B, Zo_v1.1, whole genome shotgun sequence DNA includes these proteins:
- the LOC121988706 gene encoding potassium channel KOR1-like → MEAESVCKSRWQRKADGAAVMPRRERSKGVDDNGIEYEVEELEEEERIGSSSGWNSGLGFLLRPDLRFSLLRGRTTGGAEKLSERFVIHPDNRWYHLWTQFILLWAVYSSFFTPMEFGFFRGLPTNLFVLDIAGQLAFFIDIFVQFRLAFRDSHTYRIIPDPTDIALRYVKSSFVFDLLGCFPWDYIYKASGNKEIIRYLLWIRLTRACRVTDFFQKLEKDIRINYLFTRIVKLLVVELYCTHTAACIFYYLATTLPESMEDYTWIGSLQMGGYKYSHFREIDLWRRYITSLYFAIVTMVTVGYGDIHAVNLREMIFIMVYVSFDMILGAYLLGNMAALIVKGSKTEKFRDKMKDLIKYMNRNRLGRDIRDQIKSHVRLQYESSQTDASVIQELPASIRAKISQTLYRTHIEQVPLFRGCSTEFINQIVIRLQEEFFLPGEVILEQGNPVDQLYFVCDGVLEGIEIGENGLVSNLRLEPNSSFGEVAILCKIPQPYTVRVSELCRLMRLDKQALTTILDMYFVDGRIVLRNLEGNDSNHHIKQLDSDITFHIGKQEAEIALRVNNAASYGNLNHLKGLVRGGADPKKTDYNGCSPLHLAASRGHEDIAIFLIQEGVDVSLMDKFGNTPLLEAIIQGHDRVASLLFSKGGKLCLKEAGSYLCAAVARGDTDYVRRVLTYGAEPNVKNHDLRTPLHVAVSEGLFSITKMLIDAGASVFAVDRWGNSPLDEGLKTGNMSMMMLLEEAKKAELTKFPGRAEEYQGIIQPRRRCTVFPFHPWDPKEKRKEGATLWIPKTIDELIKSSQELLNCSGLYILAEDGGRIFDVSMINDKEKLFLVAHNDIE, encoded by the exons ATGGAGGCGGAGAGTGTCTGCAAGTCTCGGTGGCAACGGAAGGCTGACGGGGCGGCGGTGATGCCTCGCCGGGAGAGGTCGAAGGGCGTCGACGACAACGGGATCGAGTACGAGGTGGAGGAGTTGGAGGAAGAGGAGCGGATAGGCTCGTCGTCGGGCTGGAACAGCGGCCTGGGGTTCCTCCTCCGGCCCGACCTTCGGTTCTCCCTCCTCCGAGGCCGGACCACCGGCGGGGCCGAGAAGTTGTCGGAGCGGTTCGTGATCCATCCAGATAACCG GTGGTACCATCTATGGACTCAGTTCATACTCCTCTGGGCGGTGTACTCCTCCTTCTTCACCCCGATGGAGTTTGGCTTCTTCCGCGGGCTCCCCACGAACCTCTTCGTCCTCGACATCGCCGGCCAGCTCGCCTTCTTCATCGACATCTTCGTCCAATTCCGCCTCGCCTTCCGCGACTCCCACACCTATCGCATTATTCCCGATCCTACCGATATCGCCCTCCG GTACGTGAAATCGAGCTTTGTTTTTGACTTGCTCGGTTGCTTCCCATGGGACTATATCTACAAG GCTTctggaaataaagaaataataagatATCTTTTGTGGATTCGATTAACTCGAGCATGCAGAGTTACAGATTTTTTTCAGAAGCTGGAGAAGGATATCCGGATCAATTACTTGTTCACAAGAATTGTCAAACTTCTAGTAGTGGAGCTCTATTGCACTCATACAGCTGCCTGTATTTTCTATTATCTTGCAACGACATTACCTGAATCTATGGAAGACTATACATGGATAGGCAGCTTACAGATGGGTGGTTACAAGTATTCACATTTTAGAGAGATTGATCTTTGGAGGCGCTACATTACATCACTATATTTTGCGATAGTAACTATGGTGACTGTTG GATATGGAGATATACATGCAGTTAACCTGAGAGAAATGATATTTATAATGGTTTATGTCTCCTTTGATATGATTCTGGGAGCATACCTTCTTGGTAATATGGCTGCACTAATTGTCAAAGGATCAAAGACTGAAAAATTCAGAGATAAAATGAAGGATCTTATTAAGTACATGAACAGAAACAGATTAGGTAGAGACATACGGGACCAGATAAAAAGTCATGTGAGGCTGCAGTACGAGAGTAGTCAAACTGATGCTTCAGTAATCCAAGAACTACCTGCTTCAATTCGTGCTAAG ATTTCTCAAACATTATACAGAACCCACATCGAACAAGTTCCACTTTTCAGGGGTTGCTCAACTGAATTCATTAATCAGATT GTAATTAGGCTTCAGGAGGAGTTTTTCCTTCCTGGTGAAGTGATATTAGAACAGGGCAATCCAGTTGATCAACTGTATTTTGTCTGTGACGGTGTCTTG GAAGGAATAGAGATCGGAGAAAATGGACTAGTAAGTAATCTACGATTGGAGCCTAATAGCTCATTTGGAGAAGTTGCCATTCTTTGCAAGATCCCTCAGCCATATACTGTTCGAGTTTCTGAACTATGTAGATTGATGCGTCTTGATAAGCAAGCTTTAACAACTATTCTAGATATGTATTTTGTGGATGGTAGGATAGTTTTGAGAAATCTTGAG GGAAATGATTCGAACCACCATATCAAACAACTGGATTCTGATATCACCTTTCATATTGGGAAGCAAGAAGCTGAAATTGCTCTGAGGGTTAACAATGCTGCTTCTTATGGGAATCTGAATCATCTAAAAGGATTAGTTAGAGGAGGAGCTGACCCTAAAAAGACAGATTATAATGGTTGTTCACCTTTG CATCTTGCAGCCTCAAGAGGTCATGAAGATATTGCCATATTCCTCATTCAAGAAGGTGTAGATGTCAGCCTTATGG ATAAATTTGGAAACACACCGTTGTTAGAAGCCATCATTCAAGGACATGATAGGGTGGCTTCTTTACTATTCAGCAAGGGGGGGAAGCTGTGTCTTAAAGAGGCTGGTAGCTATCTTTGTGCAGCTGTTGCAAGGGGAGACACTGATTATGTTAGAAGGGTTTTGACCTATGGAGCAGAACCAAATGTAAAGAATCATGATCTCCGCACACCACTTCATGTAGCTGTTTCTGAAGGGTTATTCTCTATTACAAAGATGCTTATAGATGCTGGGGCAAGTGTATTTGCTGTTGACAG GTGGGGAAATTCTCCATTAGATGAGGGCCTAAAGACTGGAAACATGTCGATGATGATGCTGTTGGAAGAAGCAAAAAAGGCAGAACTAACAAAATTTCCTGGGCGTGCTGAAGAGTATCAAG gCATAATACAGCCACGGAGGCGATGCACAGTTTTTCCTTTTCACCCATGGGAtccaaaagagaaaagaaaagagggagCAACGTTGTGGATCCCCAAGACCATAGATGAGCTCATAAAATCCTCTCAAGAGCTGCTAAACTGCTCAGGTTTATATATTTTAGCAGAGGATGGAGGCAGGATATTCGATGTCTCCATGATAAATGACAAAGAGAAGTTGTTCTTGGTTGCACACAACGATATTGAATAA
- the LOC121988707 gene encoding type IV inositol polyphosphate 5-phosphatase 9-like: MPNAAAYKVFVGTWNVGAITPSNSLNLEDWLGTNRDSYDIYVLGFQEIVPLSTRNVLGPERNRVAMKWNSLIGATLNKCHRTEEENKKPREVKSEHHHKVYPMKQGGVDHVEFNCIMSKQMVGILISVWARKDLSGLIRNLCVSSVGCGIMGCLKNKGSVSVRFYLRGASFCFVCCHLSSGGKEGDQKLRNLNVTHILSKTCFAADNSSNNSPKKIPDHDHIVLFGDLNYRISLPDAKMRQLVDRKEWKTLLDDDQLSFELSPRGIFEGWNEGPINFPPTYKYKPNSDEYYYGYIYDKSKEEKRRAPAWCDRILWIGKGLKQLCYERCESKLSDHRSVRAIFLVDVEV; encoded by the exons ATGCCTAATGCGGCTGCATACAA AGTCTTTGTCGGCACTTGGAATGTCGGAGCCATCACACCATCAAACAGTCTCAATTTGGAGGATTGGTTGGGCACAAATCGCGACTCCTACGACATTTATGTTCTCGG GTTTCAAGAGATTGTGCCACTGAGCACTAGAAATGTGCTTGGTCCTGAAAGGAACAGGGTGGCCATGAAGTGGAACTCACTCATCGGAGCAACTCTGAACAAATGTCATCGAACCGAGGAGGAGAATAAGAAGCCTCGTGAAGTAAAATCGGAGCATCATCACAAGGTGTACCCTATGAAACAAGGGGGTGTTGATCATGTCGAGTTCAATTGTATAATGAGCAAGCAAATGGTTGGGATTCTGATCTCAGTTTGGGCGAGGAAAGATCTTTCAGGATTAATCAGGAACCTTTGTGTCTCCTCTGTTGGTTGTGGCATCATGGGCTGCTTGAAGAATAAG GGTTCGGTGTCGGTTAGATTCTATCTTCGCGGAGCGAGTTTTTGTTTCGTGTGTTGCCATCTGAGTTCAGGAGGAAAAGAGGGAGACCAAAAGCTTCGGAATCTAAATGTCACTCATATTTTATCCAAGACTTGTTTTGCCGCCGACAACTCTTCAAACAATTCTCCCAAGAAAATTCCCGATCACGA TCATATAGTCTTGTTCGGAGATTTAAACTACCGAATCTCCTTACCCGATGCAAAAATGAGGCAACTTGTCGACCGAAAGGAGTGGAAAACCTTGTTAGATGACGATCAG CTAAGTTTTGAATTGTCCCCAAGAGGAATATTTGAAGGTTGGAACGAGGGCCCCATCAATTTTCCTCCTACATATAAATATAAACCTAACTCTGATGAATATTATTATGgttatatttatgataaatcgaaagaagagaagagaagagctccAGCATG gtGCGATCGAATCCTGTGGATCGGGAAAGGCTTGAAGCAACTTTGCTACGAGCGATGCGAGTCGAAGTTGTCGGACCACCGATCAGTGCGAGCGATCTTTCTTGTTGACGTAGAGGTGTGA